The nucleotide window GCCACTCTTTATATGTAACTAAGTTTAGACCTATAAAGGCAGTAAGGAAGGCTACCTAGTCTAACCGAAGGTAATAACCTTTCTTTAGGCCCCTTTCTAGGtccttaagacctaatagcttagaattaacctaatttagattaattaaactaatataatgcctctaatttatataactaattaaccagattaggctataattaaaaatagttatcctaataaggttaaatctataccttaataagaagttcttcctaatagtaattattattatataaatctctttaagtttttttttattagctatatctaGGGCAGGCttaatagctaaattaaggttataattagttatataatagatataattatatagctataggctattttatataggtattaaggcaatatagctattatattattagtaagaataattaaaagCCAGGTTaggaaacttacttataagtttatacttaattacttacttaatTAAGGTTTAACTAACCTTTAAgtagaaatataataaatagactaggtataatatattataaagattaATTAAAGAGTAATTCTTTAGgtaaaataaaagaaaaaaggtaACCTAATtactaagagctagtattaatactgcctaattaaggcagtaattatattattaagataaataaactatatataattttaaattctataataatagcttattataggggtcttattatttaagcctttataaaaaagttaaaaaacttaatagccttatataaggctaataataagggaaaaaaataattatctttcttaataacttatttaattttataagttatattataaccttttattagataatacttatagGATTAAATGCCTATAagctttttttaataataagtattataataatataattataatattattagtaattataattaaaagaaggaaagttaaattaaattacttattataaaagtataataaataatttaagtataatatctatagAGGTTGGTAAAAAAAAGTAGCCTTTAAAGTAAgttataagaagaagattaaggctaactaaatagtaaataaggctttttagttaggttatatataactaagtttaggctataattaagatagttaattaaaataatattaacttaataaagctttactTACTAAGAGgtaaaaaatatttaaattatattagattttagaaatacttagatatagcttttaagactaatttataaacttaaaaaaaaaaaatattacctaagtaatttaaatttatataactaattaagctaattagattatatttaaaaattatTTTAATGAAACttaatttactttttaaaaagaagtttattttaataactttagctatttatataatatataataattattacctttagcttattttaatattaatttaattatattaataagattataattaattatataatagccctaattaggctataagctattatatataagtattatattaataattattccctatttatattaataatatactaatatttagctaatttattaaatttattatatattatatcttataacctatttaaccctttttatattactaatactaatattataactttaggtttttaactttaaataattaaacttatataaaccttaatatattttcttcttataaaaccctataattaccttttttctatttttattaaggTTTAATCTTCTCTAATACCTTTTTAGCCTACTATTAAATTgccttaagctacttattatataagttattataaaaggccttaataaattccCTTTCTCTTTAGCTTAGGTTTACTTCTTTAAGTAactttatcttataattaaaaaagcctttattaattagctaataataaggctataaaaataaaaatatcttataattaaaaatcactaatttaatataattagtattattttctttttcttaatttattttaatttttattattatattataaagcttattataattatctttcttaatagcttatttaattttataggttatattataaccttttattaaataatacctattaggATTAGGTACttataggcttcttttaagtattataatagtaaagctataatactattagtagttataattaaaagtcAGATTAGATTACTTACTATAAAAGcataataaataatttaagtatgcctttaaagtaggttacaggaagaagattagggctagctaaaaagtaagtaaggctttttagctaggttatatatagctagggttaggctataattaaggcagctaattataataatattaacttaataaagctttacctaCTAAGaggtaagaaatatttaaattatattagactttaaagatacttaaatatagcttttaaggctaacttataaacttaaaaatattaatagttataattaatattaataaatataattaaaagaaaaaaagaataatttaagaaatatactttataataaataggctaagtataatattatcttagtcctttaggtaaaataaaggaaaaaaaatAACTTAATTACTAAGAGTAAGCctataattagtattaatattatctaattaaggcagtaattatattattaaggcagataaaccttatataattttaaattttataataataacttattataagggtcttattatttaagcctttatagaaaaattaaaaagcttaatagccttatacaaggctaataataaggaaaaaaaaaaataaaaaaaaaataaaaataaaatttattattaaaattattattaaaattattattaccttagtttaaattattactttaattgCCCTTTACTTAAGGTGGCCCTTGGCAAGGTCCCTGAAGGATTACTAAAGACAAGGCGGCTATAGCCCCCCCGGTGGTAGTTATAAAACTCCCTCTATAAGGATCAGAGAAAACCGCCTCCTTGAGAAGAAATATCCCTAGTTAGGCACTGGCGACAGCTTCAAAATTAGACCAAAGAGGCATAAGAGGCATAAGAGGCACAAAAGGCCAAGTAAGAAGAGGCAAAAGGGGAGGACCTTCGGGCCAGGCTAGGCGGAGGCATTTGCCTTGCCTAGGATAACAGCAGTCAGCATCAGGGTCTTGTACTTTATAGCCATTAACAAGCGTTCAATTCTCAATGCTACCCGAAGTGATATTCCCATTTCAATGCCATTCCTGATTGAATTACCGTTCCTTTTTGATTCCCATTCCCGAAATGAGTGCTGTCCCCATAGAAGTTGCCCAAAACACCAAATAAAGGAAACCGATTTTGACCCATTTCCTCTCGACCGGAAGCATAATATCgcaaagaaaaaaaaaaaaacaaatgaaaagaagaagaaaaaaaaacccGATCTCGAAAATCTCAAATACGGTCAGTTTCCCAGTAACGACCAACCAATAAACCCATTTCCCAGTCATGCCAAACCCGGCATTCGTCAGTATTGAAACTCCAGGTGAAGGGTACCGCAACTGATCAAGGATCGGCCATTTGCTGCGCGATCATCTCTCTATGTGCCATGATCTTCGCGATTGTGGCATCGTCGACGTCCCGAGTCAGCGTCGTCTGCATAAGGCCTTTGAGCGAATGTTCGCTGCTGAGTGGGAAGGCTGAGCCCTTTGCCTTGGCCTTAGCAAATTCGCGTAGCATATGACGACCCGTAGAGATAATAAGGTCGCGGTTAAAAGACTTCGTTGCGTTCCCCCAGTATAAATCGTATCTGAACTTGGCTTCAAATTCGGCTCGAACTATATCCCAGCCAGGCACaaatttaaccttattaaaGGCACCGATTTTTCCTTTCGCACATTTCCAATTGAAACGCAGAGCAAGCCTCTTATCAACAGTAACAGTGTAGTATGCTGTTTGACCTTTCTTGCGAGCTTGCCTTTGTTCGGATAGCTCAGCGTCCTGTTGGCTGGCTCTTTTCTTGGCCATGTTACTCCTGAGGTAAATTAGATAAACAAGGTTCGACCAAGTGGCATACTACCAGACTTCATTAGGGGTGCTGAGGCGAGACTCACGTTCGCTGCACACGGGGCTGTTTCGGAGGCTTAGATGATGTCTTGACAGTGTCCAAGTCCTCGGTCCAGACGCCGGCTGGGGCTCCAATCCGTGTGATCGAGGGAGATCCAGGTTCCGCAGGGAAGTAGATGGGGTTCATATCCGAAGTATCCTAGTTTCGATATATTTCCTGCATCAAGTTCAACTTCATTTCAAGGGTGACTTGGGTTGCACCCGGATGAAACGCCACGAATAGTTGCGTGAGGGCTGCGTCTTCCAACGGCGTGATGGCTGGGTAGCCTGGGATACCGTCTTCAATAGCGTGGCGGTTGGGACGGAGTTGCGCATTCTGAAGTTCTTCGTTGTCACCCATATTGTCGAGAGACGAGCGCAAGCTGACGTTGATAGGATTATAGCAAAAGGAAAAGGGCGAAGAAATGTGAGAGATGGGAGTAGCAAATGTGATAAGTTGAAGGTGAGGGATTTGGGCACCTCGTGAGGGTGAAGGAAGTTGAAAGGTGGAAGAAATAGCGAGCTAGCGAAAATTGATGAGCACGCTGTGTAGGAAATATGAATTGTGTTCATTCCATTGTGCTCTCACCTTATGTACTCCAGCTGAATTTCTAACTCGGCTTTAATGGGTGACCCACTTCTCTGGTGCTCCGCTAGAAGGACACTATTAGAAACGAAAGATCAATAGGATCTTGGATACCATTGGAGTTCCATTGGGTCCCCACAGGATCTCCAATGGTTCAGCTCTCGACTAGGCATGGGATTGTTGTTAGGCTGGTTAACACGGAACGCACCCCACTTGGATTTGACCAGTAACAATAAGCAACTAACACAGTGACCGCAGCATAAGCTGTAGCTGAATAGCCATCACTGTATTGTATACAAACTGCTGTCAACGAAGGCCAGAGATGATATATCTGACTAAGTTGATAAGTCCATGAGGTTCATGTACATGACTTGAAAAGAATAGCAGTATCGAGTTCCTAGCGTTCCTTGCAAAGATTGAACAATACAGACCAAGATTGCTACCAAGAAAGGATCAACACCATCGACGATAAGCACCATGTTCGAGGTCAGCAGTAAGCTCAGTCGAGCGGCTGAGGCAACTCTCCCACTGCCAACATGAAGTTGGTTCCTGAGTACGTCATTGAGGGAGCTTGAGTGAGGGGGAAAACTGGCCCGACCATGGGCGCCGCATATTGATGTTTGAGTACCCGCTTGTTATCCTCCCATCGATACAATGGGACTCCCGAATTGAGGATGTATGGGCCATTTGTTGATTGAGTTTGGGGTGGCAATTTTTCAATGGGCAACTCGTTGCCTAGATGCTCATATTCGAGTAGAACTCGCGTGGCCACTGGGAGTGCAGATTGGTGAAGTAGGCAGGGAGGGTCATGGTCTCTGCACAGACGAGGAACACGCCTGAACTCGGCATCTGTTTCAGCCTTGCGAAAGCATTTGCTCCGGCCAATGTTGGTATTGTGGTGTTCAACGACTATGTGACGGGGGTTCGTACAGCGTCTCCAATCGCAAAGATGGGAGATCTCGCTATGGCCGGTCAACAGGTTTTGGAAATTGGCGGGAGAATGGTCGACAGACAACCAAAACTTCTTCCTGATAGCGTTGTTCGAAGCGTTCTTGAATCGTTGAAGAGTAATGTCTATCAATTGATACTGTGCCCAATGAAGCTTTTGGGATGTGAAACTGATGGCGATTTGTATAGCTTCAGTGAGATTCGCATTTGGAAAGGCCATAAAGACACCCGAGAAGCATGTGTCATCGCCCAGAGTGGCATTCAACCATGTATTCAACCGAGTTGAGCCGTAAGTATCAAGTTTCATCTGCACCTCTGCCCGAAGATGGATAATCCATTTGTAGAATTTGGGCTTGTCGCTTTCATAGAGATCCCTGAGAATGGTTGTGATGTGTGCTCTGTTGTTGTTACCGTCGAAACCAGGGGTCGCTTTCTTTGCCTCCTCAGCCCACTCAATCATATAAGGTTTCTCGAGTTCTTTGCGGACCAAAGCCTTGTGGGCATGACTGGCTTTGACAAGGGCAGTACCATACGTCAGAAAGTCCTCGTCAGAATCAATGTCGTTGAAACTGTTCGAGACGTCATTCTCGAACTTTTGGTTCGTAAAGGTTCCGGCTTTACGGCATCCTTTTGAGCGCGAGACCTCCAGAcgagaggatgatgatgatgttgcaGCTTGTGATCTTTTATCAGTTTTGCACTGGCGTGCGACTTGGCGGCGGCACTTTTCAGTGCCATCGGAgtcatcatcaaggtcaTCATCCTGGTCTGGCATGTAATCATCATCCACATCATCGTTGACAGTCCCCAGGAcagatgttgaagacatGGGAGTTTGCGGACTCTCAGTTTCTGAAAAGTCCAAGTATCGGGAAGCGTATTTACGATGAGGTCTGGCATATGGTCCCCTCCAGCCCTTTTGATAtttcttgtgcttcttgCGCTGGAATTCAACGGAGAGTGTCTCATCGTCGGTATCTTCAGTCAACTTTCGTCTTGGGGGCATAGGAGTAACCATAGTCGCTGGCTGTTGGCTTGAAGATGCAGAGGAAATGGCTGGCGGGCCCATACTTgacttggagaagaagtcCGTAATGGACTTGTTTCGGACACCGGATTGTGAAGCGCTAGCCTTGGTGTCCCTAGCAGAGCCTTGTGATGGTTTGAAATGGGATGGAAGTGGGGATTCGATGCTTGGGGCGAGGGGAAgatcgtcgtcatcttcaacaaagatTGGTGAGTCTGCAACTCGACTCATTTGATCGTTTGAAAGGGTTGGTGGGACTTTGGCGCTGACAGTTGAGTCTTTGGTGGGATCGTTGGCCTTGAATCTGGTTCCAGATTTATCTGTAAGGTCGATGACCATTTGTGTGTGGCTGTCACTATCTGCCTTTTCATTCTTGATACTGGCATAGTGGCTAAGTTCAATTGGGAGAGAACCACTAGGCTCGACCTTGACATGACTTGAGGGCTCTGCTTTGACGTTGCTGGCCGACAATGCATTATCCAGGAAGGTGGCAAGATTGGCGGCGAAGCCCTGCATCAATGCCTGGAACTCTGGGTTGTTTGCAACACCTTTAGAGATCTGAGAACTCTTCGAGGGTTCCATGATGCCCGACACTTTGCTTAAATTAGCAATACGCCAAATAGTGATATAATCAGCTCACTTACCAGCAGCCCTAACCTTGAAGCTTTGTGACAGCGTTCCGGGgtgggaggaagaatggATTGGTTGCGAgacagaggatgaagaagaagaagagaaaaaaggaGATAGTTGAACCCGAGGGGAGGATATCGTACCTCACTGGAAAATAGTCCGAGATCTACACAAGTGGAGGGAGGGAGGAACGAAGGAAGCCTTTGACAAATCAGTATGAGTCGTACTAACAACAGGGGAAGTTGCAACGATGAGACCTGGCAGAGCACTCGAACAGCAAGGAAGGAACATACAAAGATTCTCCTGAATCGAGAAGGAACAGCTTGTATTGTACGCGGGGCGACACTCATGAGGGAGACCGGTAAAGCAGGtaatagtacctaggtaGGACAACTGGGATATCTTCTGAGGTATAATAATACCCGTACTTCGATGCCAGCACAAAGTACAGTCTGCCTTAAAGCACGTGGCCGAACAGATCACCAATCTGATCTATTCCGTTTACTTACTCAAGAGAAGACTCGAGAGTAAGTGGCCGTATTACCAAGTTATTCCTGGCTGGCTTAAACTGTTCATTAGATGTTCTGAAGTTGTCACTAGATTGGCACCGATCCATGATGAGGGAAGTCGTATCCGTAAAATCTTGGCAGTCGAGGAAGCAAGAACTGAAA belongs to Fusarium oxysporum Fo47 chromosome V, complete sequence and includes:
- a CDS encoding uncharacterized protein (expressed protein), encoding MDRCQSSDNFRTSNEQFKPARNNLVIRPLTLESSLELPSFLPPSTCVDLGLFSSEVRAAVSGIMEPSKSSQISKGVANNPEFQALMQGFAANLATFLDNALSASNVKAEPSSHVKVEPSGSLPIELSHYASIKNEKADSDSHTQMVIDLTDKSGTRFKANDPTKDSTVSAKVPPTLSNDQMSRVADSPIFVEDDDDLPLAPSIESPLPSHFKPSQGSARDTKASASQSGVRNKSITDFFSKSSMGPPAISSASSSQQPATMVTPMPPRRKLTEDTDDETLSVEFQRKKHKKYQKGWRGPYARPHRKYASRYLDFSETESPQTPMSSTSVLGTVNDDVDDDYMPDQDDDLDDDSDGTEKCRRQVARQCKTDKRSQAATSSSSSRLEVSRSKGCRKAGTFTNQKFENDVSNSFNDIDSDEDFLTYGTALVKASHAHKALVRKELEKPYMIEWAEEAKKATPGFDGNNNRAHITTILRDLYESDKPKFYKWIIHLRAEVQMKLDTYGSTRLNTWLNATLGDDTCFSGVFMAFPNANLTEAIQIAISFTSQKLHWAQYQLIDITLQRFKNASNNAIRKKFWLSVDHSPANFQNLLTGHSEISHLCDWRRCTNPRHIVVEHHNTNIGRSKCFRKAETDAEFRRVPRLCRDHDPPCLLHQSALPVATRVLLEYEHLGNELPIEKLPPQTQSTNGPYILNSGVPLYRWEDNKRVLKHQYAAPMVGPVFPLTQAPSMTYSGTNFMLAVGELPQPLD